The Deinococcus koreensis genome window below encodes:
- a CDS encoding PadR family transcriptional regulator yields the protein MNSSSPRNPDPNLLRGHLDLILLSIIQGEAKYGLEISKEAQQRTGGYFDLRVGSLYPALHRLEKAGFVRSEFQNTARGNATVKLYALTDSGQRELEARKRDFQTFSDQLSRLW from the coding sequence TTGAATTCCTCATCGCCCAGAAACCCCGACCCCAACCTGCTGCGGGGGCATCTCGACCTGATCCTGCTGAGCATCATCCAGGGCGAGGCCAAGTACGGCCTGGAGATCAGCAAGGAGGCCCAGCAGCGCACGGGCGGGTACTTCGACCTGCGGGTCGGCAGCCTGTATCCGGCCCTGCACCGCCTGGAGAAGGCCGGATTTGTCCGCAGCGAATTTCAGAACACCGCACGCGGCAATGCCACGGTGAAGCTGTACGCCCTGACCGACAGCGGCCAGCGTGAACTCGAGGCCCGGAAACGCGACTTTCAGACTTTCAGCGACCAGCTGAGCCGGCTGTGGTGA
- a CDS encoding DUF402 domain-containing protein, whose protein sequence is MKRKIYDLRPWARTARHSQTVLTVPGHVIVDYLAHEVERPLDVEFGGRTLRVLDSGFRWVRIHPTGSGEGVLGSALTAQLGVSGAPVQVYVDIHTGEGVGEDGLPWTDDVYLDVIGDWQEGRVMETHVIDGEELEAAVQGGRVTPELAGAAWALARQVEAELRAGTYAPLDTLRRYLSDPYT, encoded by the coding sequence ATGAAGCGCAAGATTTACGATCTGCGGCCCTGGGCGCGCACGGCCCGGCACTCGCAGACGGTTCTGACGGTTCCCGGCCACGTCATCGTGGATTATCTGGCCCACGAGGTCGAGCGCCCGCTGGACGTGGAGTTCGGCGGGCGCACCCTGCGCGTGCTCGACAGCGGCTTCCGCTGGGTGCGGATTCACCCGACCGGCTCCGGCGAGGGCGTGCTGGGCAGCGCCCTGACCGCGCAACTGGGCGTCTCCGGGGCGCCGGTGCAGGTCTACGTGGACATCCACACCGGCGAGGGCGTGGGCGAGGACGGCCTGCCCTGGACGGACGACGTGTATCTGGACGTGATCGGCGACTGGCAGGAGGGCCGGGTGATGGAGACGCACGTCATCGACGGCGAGGAGCTGGAGGCCGCCGTGCAGGGGGGGCGGGTCACGCCGGAGCTGGCGGGGGCCGCCTGGGCGCTGGCCCGGCAGGTCGAGGCCGAGCTGCGGGCCGGCACGTATGCGCCCCTGGACACGCTGCGGCGCTACCTGAGCGATCCGTACACCTGA
- a CDS encoding DUF4442 domain-containing protein has protein sequence MSEFQPLPAPAVQAIQQALHAIPMNATVGVRITDVGVGWATAGCADTPPFRNHLGTIHAGAQFLLAEAVSGAAFAGAFAAQLQDAVPLIEKLETHYVGRAVGDISARAEIDPADLPGAHAAYAAEGKARLILNVTVQDAEGKDVMRAVAHWYLRSRASLRGN, from the coding sequence ATGTCCGAGTTCCAGCCGTTGCCCGCTCCCGCTGTCCAGGCCATCCAGCAGGCCCTGCACGCCATTCCCATGAACGCCACCGTGGGCGTGCGGATCACCGACGTGGGCGTGGGCTGGGCCACCGCCGGGTGCGCGGACACGCCGCCCTTCCGCAACCACCTGGGCACCATCCACGCCGGGGCGCAGTTCCTGCTGGCCGAGGCGGTCAGTGGCGCTGCCTTCGCCGGGGCCTTCGCCGCGCAGCTGCAGGACGCCGTGCCACTCATCGAAAAGCTGGAGACGCATTACGTGGGGCGCGCGGTGGGCGACATCAGCGCCAGGGCCGAGATCGATCCGGCCGACCTGCCCGGCGCGCACGCCGCCTACGCGGCCGAAGGCAAGGCCCGCCTGATCCTGAACGTGACCGTGCAGGACGCGGAGGGCAAGGACGTGATGCGCGCGGTGGCCCACTGGTATCTGCGCTCCAGGGCGTCGCTGCGCGGGAATTAA